The following coding sequences lie in one Cannabis sativa cultivar Pink pepper isolate KNU-18-1 chromosome 5, ASM2916894v1, whole genome shotgun sequence genomic window:
- the LOC115715965 gene encoding amine oxidase [copper-containing] gamma 2 — translation MAKFTLSLVSFALILLVLQSYHLLLNPKLTFSFQPKLCCFKSMVSRFSYSSVYLHTRPETTQKSINHLTRKPKHPLDPLTLQEVERVRTILSSYPPFVSAFPPIQSMVLDEPDKNRVSSWKTGDQFLPRKATVVALVSGTSHVVTVDLDLGRVTTHFISTTSGYPAVTVDDLSKALEVALSYPNLKKSAVERGIEVSDLACITLSVGWFGPHEEGKRLTKIVCYSSQNTSNYYMRPIEGLVMTIDLDKGEVVQFVDKGQSIPIASETNTDYRYNKDGQTKKNYPKMKPLNSISMEQPDGPSFSIEGGHMVRWANWQFHLKPDPRAGMVISRAMVQDCESGEFRNVMYKGFASELFVPYMDTDEAWYFRGYMDAGEFGLGATAKSLVALNDCPKYSYYMDGVFVGSDGMPYIEPNIICIFERYAGDISWRHTDFLVPGSEIKESRRKVTLVARMTASVGNYDYIFDWEFQTDGLIRVKVETSGMLMVKGTPYDNVKKIPNEEEMSGPLVSENLIGVVHDHFVTFHLDMDVDGPNNSFAKVSLVKQETDPYDSSPRKSYLKVKRHIAKTENEAKINLKLTEPSELHVVNPSKLSRLGNPTGYKLVPGRTAASLLDKYDPPQLRGAFTNNQVWVTPYNKSEQWAGGFLAYQSKGDDTLAVWSDRNRKIEKKDIVLWYTLGFHHIPCQEDFPIMPTVSASFDLKPVNFFELNPILRVPPTFEDDLPNCKQSVSKHLWCV, via the exons ATGGCGAAATTCACCTTGTCACTCGTTTCTTTCGCACTTATTCTCCTTGTCTTACAATCATATCATCTTCTACTCAATCCAAAGCTCACTTTCTCATTCCAACCCAAATTATGTTGCTTCAAATCCATGGTAAGTAGGTTTAGTTATAGCTCTGTATACCTCCATACTCGACCTGAAACCACTCAAAAGTCTATAAACCATTTGACCCGGAAACCAAAACACCCACTTGACCCGCTTACATTACAAGAGGTTGAGAGGGTTCGAACCATTCTCTCTTCTTACCCACCTTTCGTCTCTGCCTTCCCGCCAATCCAGTCCATGGTACTAGACGAACCCGACAAGAATCGGGTGTCCAGCTGGAAAACGGGTGACCAGTTTCTACCTAGAAAGGCTACTGTGGTTGCACTTGTTAGTGGTACGTCTCACGTCGTAACTGTTGATTTGGACTTGGGTCGGGTTACAACCCATTTTATAAGCACAACTTCTGGGTACCCGGCAGTGACCGTAGATGATTTGTCCAAGGCCTTGGAAGTGGCACTTTCGTATCCAAATTTGAAGAAATCTGCAGTGGAGAGAGGTATTGAGGTCTCTGACTTGGCTTGCATAACTCTTTCGGTGGGCTGGTTTGGGCCCCATGAAGAAGGAAAAAGGCTTACAAAGATCGTTTGTTACTCTAGTCAAAACACATCCAATTACTACATGAGGCCCATTGAAGGCTTGGTCATGACAATAGATCTTGACAAAGGAGAAGTTGTTCAATTTGTTGATAAGGGTCAAAGCATACCAATTGCAAGCGAGACCAACACTGATTATCGATACAATAAAGATGGCCAAACGAAGAAGAATTATCCCAAAATGAAGCCATTAAACTCCATATCTATGGAACAGCCCGATGGGCCCAGTTTTAGCATTGAAGGTGGGCACATGGTGAGATGGGCCAACTGGCAGTTTCACCTGAAGCCAGACCCAAGAGCTGGGATGGTGATTTCTAGGGCTATGGTTCAGGATTGTGAGAGTGGTGAGTTTAGAAATGTTATGTACAAAGGGTTTGCTTCAGAGTTGTTTGTGCCTTATATGGATACAGATGAGGCTTGGTACTTTAGGGGTTATATGGACGCTGGTGAATTTGGACTTGGGGCCACGGCTAAGTCACTTGTGGCACTAAATGATTGCCCAAAATATTCTTACTATATGGATGGAGTGTTTGTGGGCTCAGATGGCATGCCCTATATTGAGCCCAATATTATTTGTATCTTTGAACGTTATGCTGGGGATATTAGCTGGCGTCACACCGATTTTCTTGTGCCTGGTTCCGAG ATCAAAGAATCTAGAAGGAAAGTGACACTTGTAGCTCGAATGACTGCTTCGGTAGGAAACTATGATTATATATTCGACTGGGAATTTCAGACAGATGGTTTGATTAGAGTCAAG GTAGAGACATCTGGAATGTTGATGGTAAAAGGGACTCCATATGACAACGTAAAAAAAATCCCAAACGAAGAAGAAATGAGCGGTCCTTTAGTGTCTGAAAACCTAATTGGAGTTGTTCATGATCATTTTGTTACTTTCCACCTTGACATGGATGTGGATGGACCAAACAACTCATTTGCTAAGGTTAGTTTGGTGAAACAAGAGACTGATCCCTACGACTCATcaccaagaaagagttacttaAAAGTCAAGAGACACATAGCCAAGACTGAAAATGAGGCCAAAATTAACCTCAAGCTCACCGAGCCTTCAGAACTTCATGTTGTGAATCCATCTAAGCTGTCTAGGCTGGGAAATCCAACTGGTTATAAACTTGTCCCTGGGAGAACTGCTGCTAGTTTGCTTGATAAATACGATCCTCCACAATTAAGGGGTGCTTTCACAAATAATcag GTATGGGTGACACCTTATAACAAGAGCGAGCAATGGGCCGGTGGATTTTTGGCATACCAAAGCAAAGGAGATGACACATTAGCTGTGTGGTCAGATAG GAACCGTAAAATAGAGAAGAAGGACATTGTGTTATGGTACACATTGGGATTCCATCATATACCATGTCAAGAAGATTTTCCTATAATGCCAACGGTGTCAGCAAGCTTTGATCTCAAACCAGTGAATTTTTTCGAACTCAATCCTATTTTACGTGTTCCGCCAACTTTTGAagatgatttacctaattgtaAACAATCAGTCTCGAAACATTTGTGGTGTGTTTAA